Proteins from a single region of Nomascus leucogenys isolate Asia chromosome 2, Asia_NLE_v1, whole genome shotgun sequence:
- the FTMT gene encoding ferritin, mitochondrial — MLSCFRLLSRHISPSLASLRPVPCCFALPLRWAPGRPSDPRPRAPHRPLAAATSSRDPTGPAAGPSRVRQNFHPDSEAAINRQINLELYASYVYLSMAYYFSRDDVALNNFSRYFLHQSREETEHAEKLMRLQNQRGGRIRLQDIKKPDQDDWESGLHAMECALLLEKNVNQSLLELHTLASDKGDPHLCDFLETYYLNEQVKSIKELGDHVHNLVKMGAPDAGLAEYLFDTHTLGNENKQN, encoded by the coding sequence ATGCTGTCCTGCTTCAGGCTCCTCTCCAGGCACATCAGCCCTTCCCTGGCGTCTCTGCGCCCGGTGCCCTGCTGCTTCGCGCTGCCGCTGCGTTGGGCCCCGGGGCGCCCCTCGGACCCCAGGCCGAGAGCCCCCCACCGCCCCCTGGCCGCAGCCACCTCCTCCCGGGACCCTACCGGGCCCGCCGCCGGCCCCTCTCGGGTGCGCCAGAACTTCCACCCCGACTCCGAGGCTGCCATCAACCGCCAGATCAACCTCGAGCTCTATGCGTCCTACGTGTACTTGTCCATGGCCTATTACTTCTCCCGGGATGACGTGGCCTTGAACAACTTCTCCAGGTATTTCCTTCACCAGTCCCGGGAGGAGACCGAGCACGCGGAGAAGCTAATGAGGCTGCAGAACCAGCGAGGAGGCCGGATCCGCCTGCAGGACATCAAGAAGCCAGACCAGGACGACTGGGAAAGTGGGCTGCATGCCATGGAGTGTGCTCTACTCTTGGAAAAGAATGTGAACCAGTCGTTGCTGGAATTGCACACTCTAGCCTCAGACAAAGGTGACCCCCATTTGTGCGATTTCCTGGAAACCTACTACCTGAATGAGCAGGTGAAGTCTATCAAAGAACTAGGTGACCACGTGCACAACTTAGTGAAGATGGGGGCCCCGGATGCTGGCCTGGCGGAGTACCTTTTTGACACACATACCCTTGGAAATGAAAACAAGCAGAACTAA